Proteins co-encoded in one Bacillus infantis NRRL B-14911 genomic window:
- a CDS encoding alpha/beta fold hydrolase has protein sequence MNRVKKPVVLLVISLLLILAGSFGASQFNSSSGDVDVSRIYFDTPRGELSGLLYKPDGADQEARPAIVATHGYLNSAEMQDAQAIEMSKRGYVVLALDQYDHGHSTGTMEKPVPFFSFWPHAIYDAVQYMYDQDYVLKDENGNGIIAVSGHSMGGFSSTHAVMLDEVDFQESGIRKIYSSLTMGSDYQWLKSLGYTIEDINNSYGPRPSGKIAGQYDEFFFDAEAAAAGTPVVKKNYAATEEGMSFLGNPEKPEAGKVYKVNGGERIIYQPNETHPWNHFSKTSTGDAIDFYDRAFAGYNGSLTVDSDGQTWMFKEWFSFVALIGFFLLFVPVVSLLSRLPFLNSIYTGRPEPLPAPKTNGAKLAGLILIVVGGLFPALFFSALYGGDVYGMRLLRQISMIFIALSAIVLISSFVKKSERSIKTVSAIMLVLSVIQYIYLRLQDKMLATTELFGAPTVNPVLYWAINVAIITLMMMVGYHYVAKKPEGAAIKNYGVKASVKSVIASLVTAIGAVAIGYGVLYLMDALFQVDFRIWTFAVKTFEGQHLAALLKYAPLFLIYYFVVGLSVNMNTATVKYNGWKGYLISVFHFIGGLVLYLAYHYGLLFTTGTAGYPGESLSSIIVIGLVPALLVAALFNRYFYRKTGNVYVGAFINTLLMTLITLANTALYTIF, from the coding sequence ATGAATAGAGTAAAGAAGCCGGTCGTCTTATTAGTGATTTCTTTGCTGTTAATTCTTGCTGGAAGCTTTGGTGCTTCCCAGTTTAATAGCTCGAGCGGGGATGTGGATGTCTCACGCATTTATTTTGATACACCAAGAGGGGAGCTTTCAGGTCTTCTGTATAAGCCGGATGGTGCAGATCAGGAAGCAAGGCCAGCCATCGTGGCTACGCACGGCTACCTGAACTCTGCAGAAATGCAGGATGCACAGGCTATCGAAATGTCAAAGAGAGGTTACGTAGTCCTCGCCTTGGATCAGTATGACCATGGCCATTCAACAGGCACAATGGAAAAGCCGGTTCCATTCTTCTCCTTCTGGCCGCATGCGATCTATGATGCTGTCCAGTATATGTATGATCAGGATTATGTCCTGAAAGATGAAAACGGCAATGGCATCATTGCAGTTTCCGGCCACAGTATGGGCGGTTTCTCTTCCACCCATGCCGTCATGCTGGATGAAGTGGATTTCCAGGAAAGCGGCATCAGGAAAATCTACAGCTCCCTTACAATGGGGTCTGACTATCAATGGCTGAAGTCTCTCGGCTATACTATAGAAGATATCAACAACTCTTATGGGCCCAGGCCTTCCGGAAAAATTGCCGGACAGTATGATGAATTCTTTTTTGATGCAGAAGCAGCAGCTGCCGGTACGCCTGTAGTGAAGAAAAACTATGCTGCAACAGAAGAAGGCATGAGCTTCCTGGGCAACCCGGAAAAGCCTGAGGCTGGGAAAGTGTATAAGGTGAACGGCGGAGAAAGAATCATTTATCAGCCAAATGAGACACATCCTTGGAATCATTTCTCCAAAACGTCTACAGGAGATGCCATCGATTTTTATGATAGGGCATTTGCCGGCTATAATGGTTCATTAACAGTGGATAGTGATGGGCAGACATGGATGTTTAAAGAGTGGTTCTCTTTTGTCGCCCTGATCGGATTCTTCCTGCTGTTTGTGCCAGTTGTGTCCTTATTATCAAGGCTGCCGTTCCTTAACAGCATCTATACCGGCAGGCCAGAGCCGCTTCCTGCTCCAAAGACAAACGGCGCGAAGCTGGCAGGTTTGATCCTGATCGTAGTCGGGGGGCTTTTCCCTGCCTTATTCTTCTCCGCACTATATGGAGGAGATGTCTACGGAATGAGATTACTAAGACAGATCAGTATGATTTTCATTGCCCTGTCTGCCATTGTCCTGATTTCTTCTTTTGTGAAAAAATCAGAGCGCAGCATCAAGACAGTTTCTGCTATCATGCTCGTTCTAAGTGTGATTCAATATATCTATCTAAGGCTGCAGGATAAAATGCTTGCCACAACAGAGCTTTTTGGCGCCCCGACTGTGAATCCAGTTCTGTATTGGGCGATCAATGTGGCAATCATCACACTGATGATGATGGTCGGCTACCATTATGTTGCGAAAAAACCTGAAGGTGCTGCCATTAAGAATTATGGCGTGAAAGCAAGCGTCAAGTCAGTTATTGCTTCGCTTGTCACTGCCATTGGGGCTGTTGCGATCGGCTACGGGGTTCTTTATCTGATGGATGCCCTTTTCCAGGTAGACTTCCGCATTTGGACATTCGCTGTAAAAACATTCGAAGGCCAGCATCTGGCAGCACTGCTGAAATATGCACCATTATTCCTGATCTACTACTTTGTTGTCGGCCTGTCCGTCAACATGAATACAGCGACTGTGAAGTATAATGGATGGAAAGGCTATCTCATTTCTGTCTTCCATTTCATCGGCGGGCTTGTTCTTTACCTGGCCTACCATTACGGCCTGTTGTTTACGACTGGAACGGCCGGCTATCCGGGCGAATCGCTTTCTTCCATCATTGTAATTGGCCTGGTGCCAGCCCTTCTCGTAGCGGCGCTGTTTAACCGCTACTTCTATAGGAAAACAGGAAATGTCTATGTGGGCGCCTTCATCAATACTTTGCTGATGACACTGATCACACTGGCAAACACAGCGCTTTACACGATCTTTTAA
- a CDS encoding helical membrane plugin domain-containing protein has translation MAKPISIIQKTELTEEQLKQQSLENLLSGIAENKDSLLETLALLQELHDSGILDAAGSLLKAKEHAAHAAIGQLTREPVTNMINNAMAAGGILTQLDPETTAKLSKSLIAGMKKAEQGLKEDSKIGIFDLMKALKDPDINRVLGFGFNLLKGMGEGLKE, from the coding sequence ATGGCAAAACCGATTAGCATCATTCAAAAGACAGAACTGACAGAAGAACAATTGAAGCAGCAATCCCTGGAGAATCTTCTCTCCGGGATTGCGGAAAATAAAGATTCCCTGCTTGAGACATTGGCTCTCTTGCAGGAATTGCATGACAGCGGGATACTGGATGCTGCCGGAAGCCTTCTGAAAGCAAAAGAGCATGCTGCACATGCTGCAATCGGCCAGCTCACACGCGAGCCTGTCACAAACATGATCAATAACGCAATGGCAGCAGGAGGCATCCTCACCCAGCTTGATCCAGAGACAACAGCCAAGCTGTCAAAAAGCTTGATAGCAGGAATGAAAAAGGCTGAGCAGGGATTAAAAGAGGATAGCAAAATCGGGATTTTTGACTTAATGAAGGCCTTAAAAGATCCTGACATCAACCGTGTGCTCGGATTTGGATTCAATCTATTAAAAGGTATGGGGGAAGGCTTAAAAGAATAA
- a CDS encoding glycerol-3-phosphate responsive antiterminator: protein MFTGIIPAIRNMKDFEHVLKRDHEHIILLETRLSQIESVVKYAKQSGKKVFVHADLVQGLKVDEYGIEYLINNVKVDGIVSTRVNVISLAKKHNVIAIQRLFALDSHVLEHNVRISRKVKPDYIEVLPGIIPGIMEEIHEKTDIPLIAGGLIRTEEDIQSALNNGASAVTTSNRDLW, encoded by the coding sequence TTGTTTACTGGCATAATCCCGGCTATTCGAAATATGAAAGATTTTGAGCATGTATTGAAGAGGGATCATGAGCATATCATTCTTCTGGAGACGCGCCTGTCGCAGATCGAAAGTGTGGTCAAGTATGCGAAGCAGAGCGGGAAGAAGGTGTTTGTGCATGCGGATCTCGTTCAAGGGCTGAAGGTGGACGAGTATGGGATTGAATATCTGATCAATAACGTGAAGGTGGACGGCATCGTCTCTACCAGGGTTAATGTCATTTCTTTGGCGAAAAAGCACAATGTCATTGCGATTCAAAGACTGTTTGCACTGGACAGCCATGTACTGGAGCATAATGTCAGGATCAGCCGCAAAGTCAAACCGGATTATATCGAGGTTCTGCCCGGCATCATCCCGGGCATCATGGAAGAAATTCATGAGAAAACAGATATTCCGCTGATTGCAGGGGGACTCATCCGTACCGAAGAGGATATACAAAGTGCTTTGAATAACGGAGCATCTGCCGTCACCACCTCCAATCGGGATTTATGGTGA
- a CDS encoding DNA alkylation repair protein gives MDFETVMQELEALGKERTKKIYLSNGAHEPLFGVATGAMKPMAKKIKIDQKLAEELYSTGNYDAMYFAGIIADPNGMMEADYDRWIDSAYFYMISDYVVAVTLSESEIAQEVADKWIASGDELKMSAGWSCYCWLLGNRKDHEFEEEKISSMLDLAKKSIHDAPERTKSSMSNFIYTVGLSYLPQHEKALGTAQEVGVVEMKRENKKNSLLNPYENLQKEVDRGRLGFKRRYVRC, from the coding sequence ATGGATTTCGAAACAGTCATGCAGGAGCTTGAAGCCCTAGGCAAGGAACGGACAAAGAAAATATACCTGTCCAATGGCGCCCATGAGCCTCTCTTTGGAGTCGCGACTGGGGCTATGAAGCCGATGGCGAAGAAAATAAAGATCGATCAGAAATTAGCCGAAGAACTCTACTCGACAGGAAACTATGATGCCATGTATTTTGCCGGCATCATTGCAGATCCGAATGGTATGATGGAGGCTGATTATGACCGCTGGATCGATTCTGCGTATTTTTATATGATCTCAGACTATGTAGTGGCAGTCACTTTGTCAGAGTCAGAGATCGCTCAGGAGGTTGCAGACAAATGGATTGCCAGCGGTGACGAGCTGAAGATGTCTGCAGGCTGGAGCTGCTACTGCTGGCTGCTGGGGAACCGGAAGGACCATGAATTTGAGGAAGAGAAGATCTCCAGTATGCTTGATCTTGCGAAAAAGTCTATCCATGACGCGCCGGAAAGAACGAAATCTTCTATGAGCAACTTCATATACACTGTCGGGCTTTCCTATTTGCCGCAGCATGAAAAGGCGCTCGGGACCGCACAGGAAGTTGGTGTGGTAGAAATGAAGCGGGAAAATAAAAAGAACAGTCTGCTGAATCCATACGAAAATCTGCAGAAAGAAGTAGATAGAGGACGGCTTGGCTTTAAGAGGAGATATGTCAGGTGTTAG
- a CDS encoding Na-translocating system protein MpsC family protein, which yields MAKNLEHQFSMLVREIRKEYVGNGPKEITTKFIGSWAVSEMRGNLTNVEKFMITSAQGEDMVHETRTRFVKEIYKKPEVQLKFENLMDARVIRLFSDINIKEDIAMTVFVFDRPIEGKQGKQL from the coding sequence ATGGCAAAGAATCTGGAGCATCAATTCAGTATGCTTGTCCGTGAAATCCGAAAAGAATACGTTGGAAATGGGCCTAAAGAAATAACCACCAAGTTCATTGGCTCCTGGGCTGTCAGTGAAATGAGAGGGAATCTGACCAATGTGGAAAAGTTCATGATCACTTCGGCACAAGGGGAAGATATGGTCCATGAAACGAGAACAAGATTTGTAAAAGAAATCTACAAAAAGCCGGAAGTCCAATTAAAATTTGAAAACCTGATGGACGCCAGAGTGATCAGGCTGTTTTCCGATATTAATATTAAAGAAGATATCGCCATGACTGTATTTGTCTTTGACCGGCCGATTGAGGGGAAACAGGGGAAACAGCTTTGA